From one Gossypium hirsutum isolate 1008001.06 chromosome D08, Gossypium_hirsutum_v2.1, whole genome shotgun sequence genomic stretch:
- the LOC107936307 gene encoding protein DETOXIFICATION 21: protein MEGDINQKLLTETTKNEEEEVLFKERLWTEMKKLWIVAGPAIFTRFSTFGVTVISQAFVGHLGPTELAAFSLCFTVLLRFGNGVLLGMASALETLCGQAFGAKQYHMLGIYLQRSWIVLFATALCLLPIYIFTTPILIALGQDETIATVAGYISYWFIGIVFSFIVSFTCQMFLQAQSKNMIIAYLAAFSIGIHICLSWLLTVKLKYGLSGALLSTILAYWIPNIGQLLFVTCGGCKDTWKGFSMLAFKDLMPVVKLSLSSGAMLCLELWYNTILVLLTGNLKNAQVAIDALAICLNINGWEMMISLGFLAAASVRVSNELGRGSSKGAKFSIMTTTLTSFCIGCVLFVLFLFLRGRLAYIFTESEEVANAVADLSPLLACSILLNSVQPVLSGVAVGAGWQSIVAWVNIASYYLVGIPIGVVLGYVFKMEVKGVWVGMLLGTLLQTVTLIIITWKTDWDKQVLLAHSRVNKWFVPESRETNSNQENGA from the exons ATGGAAGGAGATATCAACCAGAAGCTGCTAACAGAGACTACTAAGAACGAAGAGGAAGAAGTGCTATTTAAAGAAAGATTATGGACCGAGATGAAGAAATTGTGGATTGTGGCTGGTCCTGCAATTTTCACCCGGTTTTCAACCTTTGGTGTCACTGTAATCAGTCAAGCTTTTGTTGGTCATCTTGGTCCTACTGAACTTGCTGCCTTTTCCCTTTGTTTCACTGTCCTTTTGAGGTTTGGCAATGGCGTTCTG CTTGGTATGGCCAGTGCATTGGAAACACTCTGTGGTCAAGCATTTGGAGCAAAACAATACCATATGCTTGGGATATACCTTCAAAGATCATGGATAGTTTTGTTTGCAACTGCCCTCTGTCTCCTTCCTATATATATCTTCACTACCCCAATTCTGATAGCTTTAGGCCAGGATGAAACGATAGCAACGGTGGCAGGATATATCAGTTATTGGTTCATCGGGATCGTGTTTTCGTTCATTGTATCCTTCACTTGCCAGATGTTCCTGCAAGCACAGAGCAAGAATATGATTATTGCATACTTAGCTGCATTCTCTATTGGAATCCACATCTGTCTTTCATGGCTTTTGACTGTGAAACTCAAGTACGGCCTCTCCGGGGCTTTACTATCAACGATTTTGGCCTATTGGATACCAAATATAGGTCAGCTTTTGTTTGTTACATGTGGAGGTTGTAAAGATACATGGAAGGGTTTCTCAATGTTAGCTTTCAAAGATCTAATGCCTGTTGTAAAGCTATCTTTGTCATCTGGTGCTATGCTTTG TCTTGAGCTTTGGTACAACACAATCTTGGTTCTTCTAACTGGAAACTTGAAAAATGCTCAGGTTGCAATTGATGCTCTTGCCATTTG TCTCAATATTAATGGATGGGAAATGATGATATCGCTAGGTTTCTTGGCTGCAGCAAG CGTTAGGGTGTCGAATGAGCTTGGAAGAGGAAGCTCCAAAGGTGCCAAGTTCTCAATTATGACCACAACGCTTACATCATTTTGCATTGGATGTGTGCTATTTGTGCTCTTCTTATTTCTTAGAGGACGTTTAGCATACATATTCACAGAAAGTGAAGAAGTGGCTAACGCAGTTGCGGATTTGTCTCCATTGTTGGCTTGCTCCATACTTCTAAACAGTGTTCAACCTGTCCTCTCTG GAGTTGCTGTTGGCGCTGGATGGCAAAGCATTGTAGCATGGGTTAACATTGCTTCCTACTATTTAGTTGGCATTCCAATTGGTGTTGTTCTCGGATACGTATTCAAAATGGAAGTCAAG GGTGTTTGGGTTGGCATGTTGCTGGGAACACTTCTTCAAACTGTTACACTTATTATTATCACCTGGAAAACTGATTGGGATAAGCAG GTTCTCTTGGCTCATTCACGAGTTAACAAGTGGTTTGTACCAGAATCCCGGGAAACAAACAGCAACCAAGAAAATGGTGCTTGA